A window of Bradyrhizobium diazoefficiens genomic DNA:
TTGAGAATGGAGCGCATACTGAGACGCGCGGTACCGCGACGATGAAACACGGGCTGTGTGCCAAAGACCCGCTCGGATGCTGCATCTGCCGAGCTAACGAGCGCGTCGAGGGCGGCAGGCACGTGACTATTCATGATTCCCTGCCCCGAACTTCGTCATTCGCACGAGAACAAATTACGACGTTTTCCGCACCAATCAAACCATGCTTACTCGACAACTCATTGTGTGAGGGAATATTGCTGCCTTCGTCGCGGGTGGATGTCGAGTATCGATTGTCCGGTGGCGACAGAGCAGCCAAAAGGGGCAGAAAGCCTATGGTGCCAAGCCTAGCTGTCGCCGAGAGGATCTCGTCCTGCCACTGTGGGTGAACATTCTTTCTCGAAATGTTCTTGAATTTCGCCACGACCTGATCGGTAGATAATGGGTTCGCGACATCCCCCAGGGGATGCCAGACGACCATCTCTTCCGGCCCTTTGCCCTGATCCATGATGACTCGGGCCGGCGTTCCGACTGGAAACGCCGTAGCGAAATCGGACGACGGCTCAAGCTCGATACGCGCCGCCAAGTCGAGTACGCGTGCGTCAGTAAGCCGCTCAACTTGAACAGGCTGTAGCGCCTCCCGACCGTATAAAGCGGCCAGTGCGCAATTAAAGTAGAAGCTGTATTGCCCCCCCTCCAGGGTGCTCGGCGCACGCTCGTTTGCGAGGCGCATCGACTGTTGGAACGTCTTGATGCGCAGCTTCCGGATCTTCTCCCCTTCCCGACGCATGGCAAGGATCGCATCGATAGCTGCATGCATATAGCGGCAACATGCATAGGGCTTCAAATAGCATTTTTGAACTTCCCACGAAGACCCAAGATTGCCTACTAGGAGGTCGCGAGTGAAACGATCATTGTCATCAAGAAAATCAAGAGGGCCGGTTGCGCCTGCCCGCGCGCGAAAAGCCGCAGTGACACCTGCAACCACCGCAGGGGGAATCCCTTCCTTGACCGTGCTGCCCTCGAACTTGGGGCTTGCGCTCAAGAATACGATCGGTCCTTCGGATCCGGCAATCGCCAACGCGGAAGCAGTTTGCGTTGCATTCAAACCCAAAAGACGGCAGGCTGCTGCGGCAGCCCCATAGCCGACCCAGCGTCCGCTCGCGAGCGTATCGATTGTCTCAGCAGGACGAGAGCTCGCGATTCGGAGAGCGATTTCGTATCCCAGCGCGATCGCTGCCATCGTTTCGGAAACTGAAGCGTCAACGGCCTGCGCCACTGCCAAGGCCGCGGGAATGATACCCGCACCTGGATGGCCCCCTGCGGCGCGATGACCATCATCGATGTCCAGCGCGCTTGCTGCAGCGCTGTTCGCCATCGCGGCGCCGACGACACTAGACCGTTTGTCTGTCAACCAAATGTTTATGTGGCCTTCGCCGTAAGCTTCCAGTGCTGACCTTCTGGCTGCATCAGCTAACGGCGATCGCAGACCCGCGGCAGTAGCAGCGATGAGGTCTAGTGTGAGCAATGAGATCATCTGCCGAGTAGCCGCCGGCAATGCGTTCGCTGGGTAGCTGCTACTGAAATTAGCGAGCTCAGTTATGACGGTCACTTGGGCGCTCCAATAGATCACATTGTTGGGTGAATGAAACTAGGTTCGGCCAGCCCTTGACCACGCCGGTCGAGCTCTAGCAACCGGCCGACTTAAGAGGATGCGCGGCGGCGCGGCTTTGGACAGCTCGCTTCGGCCGAATGTCAAGTTGGTCTGCATGTGGCGTGAGTATGGACGAGAGAAGCCGCTGAGTACGGGGACGCAACCCGGCCAATTGTTTCCCTCAAGTGCAAATTTCGACAATCTCGACAGAGCACACCACTGCAAGGCGATCCAGGCCAGCCGGCTGATCCAATCGCGAATAGCGAGAATGAGACCGTCGGTCGGGATAGCCACGACCGCGCAAAATAGGAACGACCAAAGTCACTGGGTCCGAGCCGCTCTGAAAGTGGATTTGGCGCGAAACGGGCATATTGCTTTTCTCCCTACATTCTATTGGCGGCAATCTAACCCATGCATCTCTTCAGCAGCTCTCGCCGCGTCGAGACGAAGGCGATTCAAGAGTTGGGCCAACTGCGTGGCGTAAGTCTCGGAAAGACTTCTCTGCACGCCAGTCCAGCGTTCAGACAACGATGCAACGGGAACTAAGCTGAATGCGAGCATGTCAAAGGATCGCCAAATCCGACAGTAAGCATGGGCTGCCCGGCGCCTCCTTCCAACGAATGGACGACAGCTCCTTCGAAGGGAAACGGAATTAACGTCATTCAACCCACTCGCTGTATGTTGAAGGTGCGTGTCACGCGTGTGCAGGGATTTTTGGCCATGTACGGATGCGTCACCTACCAGATACCCTAGTATCGCTGCTTGCCCGTGAACTGTAGAAGTCGTGTTGCTTCAGCGAATTGATCAGGGAGCTTCGTTATAGAGCAACGCAACGACGTTGACGGTCTCGAACGACCATTCGCGCGGTATGAATTTGTGCCGGATGCATCTTCGTGCTCGCTCGCCTTCGTCCCGGGCTTGGAACACGGTGATATTTGCCGCTTAGTCAACGTCTCGACGGATTGCGGGCGTGAGACACACACGCGTGGGTGGAGGCCATGCGAGCTCTCTTTCAATCGAGCTGCAAGCTTTGGCGAAGTTATCGATCAAGTTACGACAGGCGGGCTCAGTGTCGTACATCCATTCCGGGTGCCACTGTACGCCGATCACAAAGGGCGCACCCGGCGCCTCAATCGCCTCGACGATGCCGTCGTTGGCGCGTGCGGAAACAATAAACTCTGGGGCTAGCCGCTTGATGGCTTGGTGATGATAGCTGTTTACCCGAAATGACGATGGCTGCTCGCCACAGAGCTGCCAGAGGCGCGAGTCGCGCTCCACCTGAATATCGTGGACAGTTTGATCTAAAGGTGTGCCGTCACGATGGTCGATCGCATCTGGTAGCTCATCAAGGGTATGCGGATAAATCGTGCCTCCGGCTACAACGTTCAAGAGCTGCATTCCTCGACAGATTCCGAGTGTCGGCAAGTGCCGATCGAGAGCTGAACGGGCAAGCGCGAATTCGAAGTTATCGCGCTCCGGGATAATTCGTTGAAGAGCCGAGTGCGGCGCCACCCCGCACAATTCGGGCGTAAAATCTCCACCGCCGCTAAGCACGACGCCAGACAACAAGTCCAGCACCGAGCTTACTTCCTCTGCTTTGGTATACGGCAAAATAACGGGGAGTGCCCCAGCCTTCTCGATAGCTCGAACGTATTGGGCAAAGCAGAAGTAGCCATCCTTATCTACATCAAAGTTGCTGACAATACCGACAACAGGTTTCATGTGTACATCCGCTTTCAGTCACGCACAAAGAGCCTGCGCTTCATTGTCGTAACGCGTTCAGAGCCGTTCTCAGTAACAAACGGTTTCGTTGAAGCTAATTCCTTCGTAAACATCAAAACATGAAGGACCTTTTGAGCCTGGAAGCTCGCAGCGACGATCAACACCACCAACGGTGTGTGCCTGTGCTGTGTGCAAGAACAAATTTGACAGTGCGCATCGAGGAGCTCCATGATTGCATGTACTTTGCCAACATGGATGTGCTCAAGTACACGAGAAGAGCTTACGCTCCATCCCGGTTAGGCGTTCCGGGCCTTGTTCCGTCACGAGCACCGTCTCACTGAATCCCATACCGGCTGCCATCATCAGCATATGGAACACCATCCCCGGTTCCAGCACCCATTCCACGCCTGGAACAAACTCCCGGATGAACTCACCTGCAGATGGACGGTGATTCAGAGCGAGGGAATAACCTGCGCGGTTGGTGTAGGAATCGCGCAATCCGGAGGCCAGGAGGGGCGCGCGGCAAGCGTGGTCGACGACCCCGGCTGGTGTACCTGACCGCATGAGCGCAATAGCCTCGTCTTGGATGCCGATGATTGTCTCGGCGATCCGCCGCTGCTCGCTGTTCGGTCGACCAACCACCGCCGTGCGCATTAGGCGAGCCCAATAATTTTTGTGCACGCCGCTAAGCTCAAAATAGACAGGATCACCAGTTTCCAGTGCCCGGTTGGAGGACCCTCCGTGGATGAGCTTTGTTCGCTCTCCGGAGGTGATGATACCGCCGCCGGTCGCCCCCCCAGCGTTCATCAATGCTCTGTTCACGACTCCGGCGAGTTCTCGCTCCTTGACGCCCGGCGCGATAGCGTCGATGCCAGCGCGCATGCCCACTTCGACTTGACGAGCAGCGCAGCGCAGACACTCTATCTCGCGCGGCGATTTGATCAGGCGCAGGTGGTCAACAATGCGAGGCTCTGGGACCAACTTCGCATTCGGCAGTAGTGCCTGCAGCATCTTCCAGCGCTCCACGGTCAAGAACCACGAGTGTTCATCGACACCAACGCGTCCGCCTGCCAAGCCAAGGCCATCGATGGCTCTTCGCGCTGTGTCGAGCCAAACGGGCAGAGGATCAGCAGCATCTGCATAGACCGTGTGGTCTTTGACCCACGACGTGCTGTGCGCAGTCGGCACTTCCATGTCCCGTACAATCAGCACAGGATCGCCATGGCTGGGAACCGCCAAAGCATGATAGGAGAAGTACCCGATCTGATCGAGGCCGCTCAGATAATTGATATTCTCCGGCTGATGAAGGAGAATTACTGGGAGATCATGCTTTCGCATTTCCTCCTGAGTACGCTTTAAGCGTGCTCGGTATTCTTCAATGGGAAAGTTCATTTCTGGCAATGGTTGGTTCACTTGGAGTTTCCTTTGATACTGAATTGAGTCTTCTTGGCTTACGCAATCATTCGCACGTAGTTGGCGAGGCAGAAATAGCCTTCTTTTTCCAGGCCGAAATGCTGACAAAGCCAATGATTTGTCGCATCGTGATTGAGCCTTTCCATCTGGATCAATCCCGGAAAAGAGGTTGCACTCCATCATGGTCGGGAAGGGCGGCGTCACCGTTAAAGTGCCGGCGGCATGCTATGCTTCTTCATGGCTTACCACCCTGTTGCAGTCTGGTTTTGCGTTCCCCAGCCCTGCGTACTAATCCGAGCCCGCCATACAAAACGACCGTGAAGGCGATCAGTAGACTTGAAACCGCTGCAATCGTAGGTGTGATTTCCTCCCGAATTCCTGAATACATCTTGATCGGCAAGGTTATCGTGTTGGGCCCGCTCAGGAACAATGAGAAGATGAATTCGTCAAACGATCCTAGGAATGCCAAGAATCCGGCGACGATCAACGCTGGACGTATGAGTGGGAGCACGATTCGCCAAATTGTGACGATACGTGACGCCCCCAAACTCGCGGCAGCATGTTCGAGTCGTATGTTTTGAGCCTGCAGGCTTGCGGCGACAACCAGCACGACTAGCGGCACCGCGCCAATGCTGTGGGCTATAACCAGTCCCAGAGACGTATTGACTAGATGCAGTCGCGCAAAGAGGAAGTATGCCCCAAGCGCACTAATGATTCCCGGCACGATGATCGGAGCGAGCAGAAGCTGGTATCCGACCCGACGCATCAGGGGACCGCCGCGCACGAGTGCCATAGCCGCCGCGGTTCCTACTGCAACACTAAGGAGCGCCGTCGGCACGGCGACAACAAAACTCTGCGAAGTTGCTGCGATCCATGAGCCGCCCATAAAATAAGCCTCATACCACTGCAACGAGAAGCCGGGAGGAGGAAAGTCTAGGAATCTGGAAGAGCTGAAAGATATCGGGACGATGATAAGAATAGGGCTGACGAGGAATACAGCCACCAGAAGTCCCACGCAATAAAAGAGGGTCTTGCCGACAGCTGCACGTTTCCAAGCCGCAAACACTACTGCCGGGACGTAACCGCCGACCGCCCGTGCGGCTTTGGTAGCCAAGTCGATGACCTGAACATACCCGCTCGTTGACCGAATTGCAGTTGAACCCGTTGGCTGACCGGCTCCGTCTTGTGAACCTAGTAGGCGTTCGGTACCTATGAACTGGTTTGAGATTGCATATAAGAGTAGCGTGATCACGAGCAGCACGGTAGCCGCGGTGGCCGCAAGTGGCCAATTAAGCGTCACGTTCGCATAAGCGTCGATTTGCATCGAGAGCAAGACTGTGTTCGGACCACCGAGCAGTGCGGGCGTGATATAGAAGCCAAGCGCGAGTACGAAAACCAGCAGCCCAACTGCGATCACGCCTGGCGCACTCAAAGGAAAGAACACGCGCCAGAAACTCTGGACCGGAGTGGCTCCGAGCGAGGCAGCTGCGCGCGTCAAAGTGGATGGAATCCCTCTCATTACACTGATGAGCACCAGCACCGTGAAAGGCAAAAGGACATAGACTGTCCCTACTAGTACACTGAACTGATTATAGATGAGCTCGACCGGCCGTTCGGTCAGGCCGAGTGCCATCAAAAACTGGTTGATTACGCCAAAGCGCCCGAGGAGGACCATCCAAGCATAGGCACGCACGAGATAGCTCGTAAAGAACGGCAACAGAACCGCAAGCAACAGCGGCCCGGCTACCCAAGTACGTGCTGAGACGATCCAGAAGGCAAGCGGATAGCCCAACAGAAGGCAGATCAGGGTAATTTTTATTGCCAGCTCAAATGTACGGGCAAGGATCAGCCAGTTCGTAGGTTCCCCCAGGTACTCTTGGAAATGCGCCAGGGTCGGCCCGGGATCGAACAGGCTCAGGGAGAGGAGACTAGCGAGCGGAACGAAGAAGAAGACGCCCAACAGAAACGCGGCCGGAGCAAGCAAGAGAGAAGTTTCGCGATTGCGGACTGGCCACGCGATGGCCGATCTCATGGCATAGAAAAAGACAGTCATTAGCTGGCTACCCATTTGGTCCAGCGCTCGACAAGCACTTCGCCGTTAGACTTGCCAGAGGAGGACTGGGCACCCCAGTATTCCAGATTGCGAAAGAATTGCTTGTCAAGGTTCTCGGGTGCCGTCGGCAACTGGGCGGCAATCTTGGAGTCGATGTATTTAAAGGCGGCGCGATTAAACGGACCATAAAAGATGAGATTGTTAAGACGAGCTTGCGCCTGCGCGGTGGCCTGGTAGGCAACAAACCGCATGGCGGCTGCCCGCTTTTTCGTACCCTTCGGCACCACCCAGTAATTGGGGGAAAGCTCGCCTTCATTCCATTCGTAATCGACGGGGGCACCTAGGGTCCTAAGGGATTCCATGCGACCATTGAATGCGGAACACATCGCGACCTGACGATTCGATAGGAGCTGCCCCGGTTCGGCTCCAACAGTCCAGAATTTTGTTATGTGCGGCTTAATACGATCGAGCGACGCAAACGCCTTCTCGAGGTCGATCGGGTACAGCTTGTCCTTCGGAACCCCGGCGGCCAGCAACGCAAATTCGATTGAAGACGCACCTGCTCTGAGTGAGCGCGGCCCGGGAAACTTGCTGGCGTCCCAAAACTCGGCCCATGAGCGCGGGCGCGGCTTGTCGGCCGGGTATTCGGCCGTTGAGAAGCCCATTATGGTGCTGTAGACGTACGATCCTACGGCATATTTCGCCTTTGCTCCAGGCAGCAGGTTGTCCAGCGTTTCCTTGTCGAACGCCCCATAGTCGATTTCTTCGACATACTTGGCTGCATCCGATCTAAACGCGAAGTCCGATAGCTCGACCGCATCCAATGCTACATTGTTGCTATCGACCTGCGCCTTGAGCTTCGCTCCGTCGGCCGGAGACAGGTAAGTCACCTTGATGCCGGTCTCGCGCTGGAAAGGATCAATCACCGCTTTGCGGAAC
This region includes:
- a CDS encoding Xaa-Pro peptidase family protein; the protein is MNQPLPEMNFPIEEYRARLKRTQEEMRKHDLPVILLHQPENINYLSGLDQIGYFSYHALAVPSHGDPVLIVRDMEVPTAHSTSWVKDHTVYADAADPLPVWLDTARRAIDGLGLAGGRVGVDEHSWFLTVERWKMLQALLPNAKLVPEPRIVDHLRLIKSPREIECLRCAARQVEVGMRAGIDAIAPGVKERELAGVVNRALMNAGGATGGGIITSGERTKLIHGGSSNRALETGDPVYFELSGVHKNYWARLMRTAVVGRPNSEQRRIAETIIGIQDEAIALMRSGTPAGVVDHACRAPLLASGLRDSYTNRAGYSLALNHRPSAGEFIREFVPGVEWVLEPGMVFHMLMMAAGMGFSETVLVTEQGPERLTGMERKLFSCT
- a CDS encoding ABC transporter permease subunit, coding for MTVFFYAMRSAIAWPVRNRETSLLLAPAAFLLGVFFFVPLASLLSLSLFDPGPTLAHFQEYLGEPTNWLILARTFELAIKITLICLLLGYPLAFWIVSARTWVAGPLLLAVLLPFFTSYLVRAYAWMVLLGRFGVINQFLMALGLTERPVELIYNQFSVLVGTVYVLLPFTVLVLISVMRGIPSTLTRAAASLGATPVQSFWRVFFPLSAPGVIAVGLLVFVLALGFYITPALLGGPNTVLLSMQIDAYANVTLNWPLAATAATVLLVITLLLYAISNQFIGTERLLGSQDGAGQPTGSTAIRSTSGYVQVIDLATKAARAVGGYVPAVVFAAWKRAAVGKTLFYCVGLLVAVFLVSPILIIVPISFSSSRFLDFPPPGFSLQWYEAYFMGGSWIAATSQSFVVAVPTALLSVAVGTAAAMALVRGGPLMRRVGYQLLLAPIIVPGIISALGAYFLFARLHLVNTSLGLVIAHSIGAVPLVVLVVAASLQAQNIRLEHAAASLGASRIVTIWRIVLPLIRPALIVAGFLAFLGSFDEFIFSLFLSGPNTITLPIKMYSGIREEITPTIAAVSSLLIAFTVVLYGGLGLVRRAGERKTRLQQGGKP
- a CDS encoding ABC transporter substrate-binding protein, translating into MRYETNNTTWPTRRQALMGMGAAAGGAALAISAPGVLRAQASSLVLVSGGGSYEEAFRKAVIDPFQRETGIKVTYLSPADGAKLKAQVDSNNVALDAVELSDFAFRSDAAKYVEEIDYGAFDKETLDNLLPGAKAKYAVGSYVYSTIMGFSTAEYPADKPRPRSWAEFWDASKFPGPRSLRAGASSIEFALLAAGVPKDKLYPIDLEKAFASLDRIKPHITKFWTVGAEPGQLLSNRQVAMCSAFNGRMESLRTLGAPVDYEWNEGELSPNYWVVPKGTKKRAAAMRFVAYQATAQAQARLNNLIFYGPFNRAAFKYIDSKIAAQLPTAPENLDKQFFRNLEYWGAQSSSGKSNGEVLVERWTKWVAS
- a CDS encoding MmgE/PrpD family protein, yielding MTVITELANFSSSYPANALPAATRQMISLLTLDLIAATAAGLRSPLADAARRSALEAYGEGHINIWLTDKRSSVVGAAMANSAAASALDIDDGHRAAGGHPGAGIIPAALAVAQAVDASVSETMAAIALGYEIALRIASSRPAETIDTLASGRWVGYGAAAAACRLLGLNATQTASALAIAGSEGPIVFLSASPKFEGSTVKEGIPPAVVAGVTAAFRARAGATGPLDFLDDNDRFTRDLLVGNLGSSWEVQKCYLKPYACCRYMHAAIDAILAMRREGEKIRKLRIKTFQQSMRLANERAPSTLEGGQYSFYFNCALAALYGREALQPVQVERLTDARVLDLAARIELEPSSDFATAFPVGTPARVIMDQGKGPEEMVVWHPLGDVANPLSTDQVVAKFKNISRKNVHPQWQDEILSATARLGTIGFLPLLAALSPPDNRYSTSTRDEGSNIPSHNELSSKHGLIGAENVVICSRANDEVRGRES
- a CDS encoding gamma-glutamyl-gamma-aminobutyrate hydrolase family protein, which codes for MKPVVGIVSNFDVDKDGYFCFAQYVRAIEKAGALPVILPYTKAEEVSSVLDLLSGVVLSGGGDFTPELCGVAPHSALQRIIPERDNFEFALARSALDRHLPTLGICRGMQLLNVVAGGTIYPHTLDELPDAIDHRDGTPLDQTVHDIQVERDSRLWQLCGEQPSSFRVNSYHHQAIKRLAPEFIVSARANDGIVEAIEAPGAPFVIGVQWHPEWMYDTEPACRNLIDNFAKACSSIERELAWPPPTRVCLTPAIRRDVD